A window of Bacteroidota bacterium contains these coding sequences:
- a CDS encoding DUF4292 domain-containing protein, translated as MQIKTRYTHSLSPFVVFAFLLIVSCRGPKHAINTAPPEVAPESRTDFKSSKVLSEKLMENEFKYTWLTSKFDAEAIVDGKSTSFNVTVRAKKDSALWMSISPALGIEVARLLATQDSVKFIDRLNSKYFKGDYNYISQLLHTELDFDMLQSLLLGNSVSFDHEEEKLKSMIDNKRYLLSTIRKRKLRKVLNDNSDLRGRKELIQSIWLEPESYKISRIYIEDFNTNRTFDANYSDFKSVDSLSVPFKLVFDIKAEKNLNIKIDYSKITPSAPPQTFPFSIPAKYEKLR; from the coding sequence ATGCAAATAAAAACTCGTTACACACACTCTCTTTCCCCTTTTGTTGTATTTGCTTTTCTGCTGATTGTGTCTTGTAGAGGCCCTAAACATGCTATTAATACAGCGCCTCCGGAAGTTGCGCCCGAATCGCGAACCGATTTTAAAAGTTCTAAAGTGCTTTCCGAAAAATTAATGGAGAATGAATTTAAGTATACTTGGCTCACTTCTAAATTTGATGCAGAAGCCATCGTAGATGGAAAATCAACTTCTTTTAATGTTACTGTTCGTGCTAAAAAAGATTCAGCATTGTGGATGAGCATTTCTCCAGCTTTAGGTATTGAAGTTGCGCGTTTACTTGCTACCCAGGATTCAGTAAAATTTATAGACCGACTCAACAGTAAATATTTTAAAGGTGATTACAATTACATCAGTCAGCTCTTGCATACAGAGTTAGACTTCGATATGTTGCAATCGTTATTGCTTGGCAACAGTGTTTCCTTTGATCACGAAGAAGAGAAACTAAAATCGATGATTGATAATAAGCGCTATTTGTTAAGTACCATTCGCAAACGAAAGCTAAGAAAAGTGCTGAACGATAATTCGGATTTAAGAGGAAGAAAAGAGCTAATTCAAAGCATCTGGCTGGAGCCTGAAAGCTATAAAATTTCGCGCATTTATATCGAGGATTTTAATACTAATCGTACATTTGACGCCAATTACAGCGATTTTAAATCGGTTGATTCCTTAAGTGTGCCATTTAAATTAGTGTTTGATATTAAGGCTGAAAAAAACTTGAATATTAAAATTGATTATTCTAAAATTACACCATCCGCACCTCCACAAACGTTTCCATTTTCAATTCCGGCAAAGTATGAAAAGTTACGTTAA
- a CDS encoding tetratricopeptide repeat protein codes for MRKIPFLFFISVLSLSLLSACSGSKKSASSNSKQKTKSESRLTDSQRMDFERTFYNANKEKMLNNFKEAAALFRKCLQIDPSNAAAMYELANLLFVGGDYVNAESLSHSACLIQPKNEWYQTLYGNSLLRNKKYAEATKVQEKLVENFPNRVDFKYELVNRYYNLEKYDDALKTLIDIESYIGINQQITEQKARIYLKQDKLDKAIAEYQKLIDSNPTEVNYYLSLAEMYAANNMDAKAMEEYELVKKIDPQNAFVHLYLSHYYGKSKQPAKAFEEMKMAFQNSNLDLDVKIKELLRYYTNAEFNDTVKSEGYQLLDIVIQSHPTESNAFSIYGDFLYRDKKIAEAKEKYTKAVELEKDRLAVWSQLLFIESQLSDYTSMLKDSKAAMELFPSEPTLFFFNGVANLQLSDNKAAISALKKGVDLVVENKPLEGQFYANLGDAYYRDKQMGKSDSAYERALEINPNDTYVLNNYSYYLSLRNVDLDKAQAMSRKANDLDPNNGNSQDTYAWILYASAKYVDAKEWIEKAIQNGGEKNAVILEHYGDILFKLNEKNKALEYWIKAKEAGKGSDFLEKKINEKTLFE; via the coding sequence ATGCGTAAAATACCATTTCTCTTTTTTATATCTGTTCTAAGTTTGAGTCTGCTGTCGGCTTGCTCCGGTTCTAAAAAATCAGCAAGCAGCAATTCAAAACAAAAGACAAAATCAGAATCGCGTTTAACAGACAGTCAACGCATGGATTTTGAGCGAACATTTTACAATGCGAACAAGGAGAAAATGCTTAATAATTTTAAGGAAGCAGCAGCTCTTTTTCGTAAATGTTTGCAAATCGATCCTTCAAATGCCGCTGCTATGTATGAGTTGGCAAATTTGCTCTTTGTGGGTGGCGATTACGTAAATGCGGAATCACTAAGTCATTCTGCTTGTCTTATTCAACCTAAAAATGAGTGGTACCAAACTTTGTATGGCAATTCATTGCTGCGAAATAAAAAATATGCCGAAGCCACAAAGGTGCAGGAAAAGTTGGTTGAAAATTTTCCCAATCGAGTTGATTTTAAATACGAATTGGTAAACCGCTATTATAACTTGGAGAAATACGACGATGCCTTAAAAACACTCATTGATATTGAATCGTATATTGGAATTAATCAACAAATAACAGAGCAAAAAGCACGCATTTATCTAAAGCAAGATAAGCTGGATAAAGCGATTGCTGAATATCAAAAGTTAATTGACAGCAATCCTACCGAAGTTAATTATTATTTAAGCTTAGCCGAAATGTATGCTGCCAATAATATGGATGCAAAGGCTATGGAGGAGTACGAACTGGTAAAAAAAATTGATCCACAAAATGCTTTCGTACATCTGTATTTGAGCCATTATTACGGTAAATCAAAACAACCTGCTAAAGCATTTGAAGAAATGAAAATGGCTTTTCAAAATTCCAATTTGGATTTGGATGTGAAGATTAAGGAGCTGCTGCGCTACTACACCAACGCCGAATTTAACGATACAGTTAAATCCGAAGGCTACCAATTGCTCGATATTGTAATTCAATCGCATCCTACCGAATCCAATGCTTTTTCGATTTATGGTGATTTTTTATACCGCGATAAAAAAATTGCAGAAGCAAAAGAAAAATATACAAAAGCGGTGGAATTGGAAAAGGATCGATTAGCCGTGTGGAGCCAATTGTTGTTTATTGAATCACAACTGAGCGATTATACAAGTATGCTAAAGGATAGTAAAGCAGCTATGGAATTATTTCCAAGCGAGCCTACGCTTTTCTTTTTTAATGGAGTTGCAAATTTGCAATTGAGTGATAATAAAGCAGCCATCTCAGCGCTTAAAAAGGGAGTTGATTTGGTGGTGGAAAATAAACCTTTGGAAGGCCAATTCTACGCCAATTTGGGGGATGCATACTACCGCGATAAACAAATGGGAAAATCAGACAGTGCTTATGAAAGAGCGCTCGAAATTAATCCCAACGATACCTATGTTTTAAATAATTACAGCTATTATTTGTCCCTGCGAAATGTGGATTTAGATAAGGCCCAAGCCATGTCGCGCAAAGCAAATGATTTGGATCCCAATAATGGAAATTCGCAAGATACCTATGCTTGGATTTTGTACGCTTCGGCAAAATATGTGGATGCCAAGGAGTGGATTGAAAAGGCTATACAAAATGGAGGCGAAAAAAATGCTGTGATTTTAGAACATTACGGCGATATTTTATTTAAATTAAATGAGAAAAATAAGGCTTTGGAATACTGGATTAAAGCTAAGGAGGCCGGCAAGGGCTCTGACTTTTTAGAAAAGAAAATTAACGAAAAAACGCTTTTTGAATAG